The proteins below are encoded in one region of Macrococcus armenti:
- the sdaAA gene encoding L-serine ammonia-lyase, iron-sulfur-dependent, subunit alpha has protein sequence MFKSVEELIQICERENKSISDVMIAQEMAVSKQSYETVMANMERNLNVMEQAVERGLNGVSSPTGLTGMDAVKLRDYIAKGNTLSGETLLDAVSKAVATNEVNAAMGLICATPTAGSAGVVPGTLFAMKARLNPTREEMVKFLFTTGAFGFVVANNASISGAAGGCQAEVGSAAAMAAAAIVEMAGGTPQMSAHAFSICLKNMLGLVCDPVAGLVEVPCVKRNAAGASNAIVSADMALAGVESRIPTDEVIEAMYKIGLTMPSALRETGRGGLAGTKTGQEMKERIFGTKSASSYNG, from the coding sequence ATGTTTAAAAGTGTAGAAGAACTTATTCAAATTTGTGAAAGAGAAAATAAAAGTATTTCAGATGTAATGATCGCTCAGGAAATGGCTGTTTCAAAACAAAGTTATGAAACAGTAATGGCGAATATGGAACGAAATTTAAATGTAATGGAACAAGCAGTTGAACGTGGATTAAATGGTGTCTCAAGTCCAACAGGATTGACTGGTATGGATGCTGTTAAATTACGTGATTATATCGCTAAAGGGAATACTTTAAGCGGTGAAACATTACTGGATGCAGTTTCAAAAGCAGTTGCAACAAATGAAGTCAATGCAGCAATGGGATTAATATGTGCAACACCAACGGCTGGTAGTGCAGGCGTTGTACCTGGAACACTATTTGCAATGAAAGCGCGTCTGAATCCGACGAGAGAAGAGATGGTTAAGTTTTTATTCACAACTGGTGCATTCGGCTTTGTCGTTGCAAATAATGCATCGATATCGGGCGCTGCAGGTGGGTGCCAGGCAGAAGTTGGTAGTGCGGCAGCAATGGCAGCAGCAGCAATAGTTGAGATGGCAGGCGGTACGCCACAAATGAGTGCGCATGCATTTAGTATATGCCTGAAAAACATGTTAGGACTTGTATGTGATCCTGTTGCAGGGTTAGTTGAAGTTCCTTGTGTTAAACGTAATGCAGCTGGTGCTTCTAATGCAATTGTTTCTGCAGATATGGCACTTGCAGGTGTTGAAAGCAGAATACCGACAGATGAAGTGATCGAAGCAATGTACAAAATTGGATTAACGATGCCAAGTGCGCTGCGTGAAACAGGACGTGGAGGTCTCGCAGGTACTAAAACCGGCCAGGAAATGAAGGAAAGAATCTTTGGAACAAAATCAGCATCTTCTTACAACGGATAG
- the sdaAB gene encoding L-serine ammonia-lyase, iron-sulfur-dependent subunit beta has product MKYRSVFDIIGPVMVGPSSSHTAGAVRIGLVARDLFGGTPEVVDIYLYGSFMETYKGHGTDVALVAGLLGFDTDDSRIPDSLALAEAAGLQINFIEMTEERSHPNTAILNMRSMDQQLSIEGISIGGGKIEIVALNGFQIAISGNYPALLVFHKDTFGTIAKVTTILSKHEINVGQMQVSRKEKGDLALMTCELDDEITDEIIDEIRRCDGIQTVTLMTES; this is encoded by the coding sequence ATGAAATATAGAAGCGTTTTTGATATTATAGGGCCAGTGATGGTAGGACCATCATCTTCACATACAGCAGGAGCAGTAAGAATTGGTCTCGTCGCAAGAGATTTATTCGGAGGTACTCCGGAAGTCGTTGACATATATTTATACGGTTCGTTTATGGAAACGTATAAAGGACATGGCACGGATGTTGCTTTAGTTGCAGGATTATTAGGATTCGATACAGATGATAGTAGAATTCCGGATAGTTTAGCATTAGCTGAAGCGGCTGGACTGCAAATTAATTTTATCGAGATGACAGAGGAAAGAAGTCATCCTAATACTGCGATATTAAATATGAGAAGCATGGACCAGCAATTATCAATTGAAGGTATTTCTATCGGTGGTGGTAAAATAGAAATCGTCGCATTAAATGGTTTCCAAATTGCGATTTCAGGCAACTACCCGGCGCTATTAGTATTCCATAAAGATACTTTCGGAACGATTGCGAAAGTAACAACAATTTTAAGTAAGCACGAGATTAACGTTGGACAAATGCAAGTTTCCCGCAAGGAAAAAGGAGATTTAGCATTAATGACGTGTGAGCTTGATGATGAAATAACAGATGAAATCATCGATGAAATTAGACGTTGTGATGGAATTCAAACTGTTACGTTAATGACAGAATCATAA
- a CDS encoding IS3 family transposase, which yields MKELRKDFKLNIVLEALKFPKSTYMYWQKQFDKENKDQKIENQIKEIFEENAMNYGYRRITGELRNRGYIINHKKVQRIMSKLNLKSISFTRKNRKYSSYKGKIGRIADNLVNRRFDTNIPYQKITTDTSEFKYHYLNENGLICTGKLYLDPFMDLFNREIISYSISKKPNAEGIMSALTKAVALTDACEFRRTFHSDQGWAYQMKKYRQKLKDNKIFQSMSRKGNCLDNSPMESFFSILKQEIFYGKVYESYEQLEVAIENYIWYYNNKRIKSKLEWKSPIGFRESRLNVKIA from the coding sequence ATTAAAGAGCTCCGAAAAGATTTCAAATTAAACATTGTCCTTGAAGCACTGAAATTCCCAAAATCTACATATATGTATTGGCAGAAGCAGTTTGATAAAGAAAATAAGGATCAGAAAATAGAAAATCAAATAAAGGAAATTTTTGAGGAAAACGCCATGAATTATGGCTACAGAAGGATTACAGGTGAACTTAGAAATAGAGGATATATTATTAATCACAAGAAAGTTCAGAGAATCATGAGTAAATTGAATTTAAAATCAATCTCATTTACTAGAAAAAATAGAAAATATTCATCCTACAAAGGAAAAATTGGCCGTATCGCTGATAATTTGGTTAACCGTAGGTTTGATACAAATATTCCCTATCAGAAAATAACTACAGATACATCAGAGTTTAAATACCATTATCTTAATGAAAATGGTTTAATTTGTACTGGGAAGCTTTATCTTGACCCATTTATGGATTTGTTTAATAGAGAAATTATCTCATATAGTATATCCAAAAAGCCAAATGCAGAAGGTATTATGTCAGCACTTACAAAAGCTGTGGCATTAACAGATGCATGTGAGTTTAGAAGAACTTTTCATAGCGATCAAGGTTGGGCTTATCAGATGAAAAAATATAGGCAAAAGCTTAAAGATAATAAAATATTTCAGAGTATGTCCCGTAAGGGAAATTGTCTGGATAACTCGCCGATGGAGAGCTTTTTCAGTATTTTAAAACAGGAAATATTCTACGGAAAAGTTTATGAAAGTTATGAACAACTTGAAGTAGCAATTGAAAATTATATATGGTATTACAACAATAAGCGAATTAAATCAAAATTAGAATGGAAGAGCCCGATAGGGTTCAGAGAAAGTAGACTAAATGTAAAAATTGCATAA
- a CDS encoding class A sortase, whose amino-acid sequence MRVIIRLIGVLLIGAAITMFFWQDIRAYFTNSVNEKIIKSYEKNEDHVKVNEFEKWVTKTEPEKLKLKDNMLGYLKIKAAKINEPLYKGPATQEAMKNGVVLVDKGEKLTEQNVAIAGHRVEGAGIRFNYLDRAKVGDKVELLSRSGTNVYEIYKIYNVKPTEVGVLDEHPGKPQELTLITCEEYNPDTLLFEKRMIVKAEIIEKNGVKVKKKNSEIKKAA is encoded by the coding sequence ATGAGAGTAATTATTAGATTGATTGGCGTTTTACTTATTGGTGCTGCAATCACAATGTTTTTCTGGCAGGACATTCGTGCATATTTTACGAATTCCGTTAATGAGAAAATCATTAAATCATATGAGAAAAATGAAGACCATGTTAAAGTAAATGAATTTGAAAAATGGGTTACGAAAACAGAACCTGAAAAACTAAAATTAAAAGATAATATGCTTGGTTATTTAAAAATTAAAGCAGCAAAAATTAATGAACCTTTGTATAAAGGACCAGCAACACAGGAAGCTATGAAAAATGGTGTTGTACTTGTGGATAAAGGTGAAAAGTTAACAGAACAAAATGTTGCGATTGCAGGACATCGTGTTGAAGGTGCGGGGATTCGATTTAATTATTTAGACCGTGCAAAAGTAGGCGACAAAGTTGAACTATTATCACGATCTGGAACGAATGTATATGAAATATATAAAATTTATAATGTAAAACCGACAGAAGTTGGTGTGTTAGATGAACATCCAGGAAAGCCTCAGGAATTAACATTAATTACATGTGAGGAATATAATCCGGATACGTTATTATTTGAAAAACGTATGATCGTAAAAGCTGAAATTATTGAGAAAAATGGTGTTAAAGTTAAAAAGAAAAACTCAGAAATAAAGAAAGCAGCATAA
- the fabG gene encoding 3-oxoacyl-[acyl-carrier-protein] reductase — MKTAIVTGSSRGIGRSIAIALAQNGFNVVVNYSGNASKAEAVVDEIKILGQDAFAIKADVSNMDEVKAMIDKTIETFGTVDCIVNNAGITRDNLAMRMKSSEFNDVINTNLTGVFNVIQAATRQLLRQKSGTVINVSSIVASIGNAGQVNYVAAKAAVEGMTKTFAREFASRGIRVNAVAPGFIKSDMTDVLDEKLVEQMKSQIPLGQMGEPEDVANMVAFLASDKASYITGQTFHVNGGMYMQ; from the coding sequence ATGAAAACAGCAATAGTTACAGGAAGTTCTAGAGGTATCGGAAGAAGTATTGCAATCGCACTTGCACAGAATGGCTTTAATGTTGTCGTTAACTATTCAGGAAATGCAAGTAAGGCGGAGGCGGTAGTCGACGAAATAAAAATATTAGGGCAGGATGCATTTGCGATTAAAGCAGATGTCAGCAATATGGACGAAGTGAAGGCGATGATCGATAAGACGATTGAAACATTTGGAACAGTAGACTGTATCGTTAATAATGCAGGTATCACAAGAGATAATTTAGCGATGCGTATGAAATCTTCTGAGTTTAATGATGTTATTAATACGAACTTAACAGGTGTATTCAATGTTATTCAGGCCGCTACTAGACAACTGCTACGTCAGAAGTCAGGAACAGTTATCAATGTGAGCAGTATCGTTGCAAGTATCGGTAACGCGGGACAGGTGAACTATGTTGCAGCTAAAGCAGCGGTTGAAGGTATGACAAAAACATTTGCACGTGAATTTGCAAGTCGTGGTATACGTGTCAATGCAGTTGCACCTGGCTTTATTAAAAGTGATATGACAGACGTGTTAGATGAAAAGCTCGTGGAACAGATGAAATCACAAATTCCTTTAGGTCAGATGGGGGAACCTGAAGATGTTGCGAATATGGTAGCATTTTTAGCGAGTGACAAAGCAAGTTACATTACAGGCCAAACTTTCCATGTTAATGGTGGAATGTATATGCAATAA
- the fabD gene encoding ACP S-malonyltransferase, with amino-acid sequence MSKRALIFPGQGSQFVGMTEDFNESAQATLKEMNALLNIDLLSMMHHDERINETTYTQPAILMHSIALYEQYKGKYDYCLGHSLGEFSALVAAGVLTKEAAVQIVYKRGQLMNEAYPNGIGKMAAIMGTKREVIEDACAAISNHEQVLNIANINGPGQIVVSGHSEAIDALIEQKQALGLKKVIPLNVSGPFHSELMKVIERDFENFINQFEFSDAVVPVIQNVTATPVTDADEIKANLIKQLYSPVEFTNSIQYLIDNGVTEFVEVGPKNVLTSLVKKINRDVNTINIATTNDLSEV; translated from the coding sequence ATGAGTAAACGTGCTTTAATTTTTCCAGGTCAAGGTTCTCAATTTGTTGGTATGACTGAGGACTTTAATGAAAGTGCACAAGCAACACTTAAGGAAATGAATGCACTATTAAATATTGATCTACTATCAATGATGCACCATGATGAAAGAATAAATGAAACAACATATACACAACCTGCAATTTTAATGCACAGTATTGCATTATATGAACAATATAAGGGGAAGTATGATTATTGTTTAGGTCATAGTTTAGGAGAATTCAGTGCGTTAGTTGCAGCAGGCGTACTCACGAAGGAAGCGGCAGTTCAAATCGTTTATAAACGTGGGCAGCTAATGAACGAAGCGTATCCGAACGGTATCGGTAAAATGGCAGCAATTATGGGGACAAAACGTGAAGTAATTGAAGATGCTTGTGCTGCGATAAGTAATCACGAACAAGTATTAAATATCGCAAATATTAACGGACCAGGACAAATTGTTGTTTCAGGACATAGTGAAGCGATAGATGCGCTTATTGAACAAAAACAAGCGCTCGGTCTGAAAAAAGTAATACCTTTAAACGTTAGCGGACCGTTCCATTCAGAACTCATGAAAGTTATCGAAAGAGATTTCGAAAACTTTATCAATCAATTTGAATTTTCAGATGCAGTAGTGCCTGTTATTCAGAATGTAACAGCAACTCCAGTTACAGATGCAGATGAAATAAAAGCAAATTTAATTAAACAATTATATTCTCCAGTAGAATTTACAAATTCAATTCAATATTTAATTGATAATGGTGTAACCGAATTTGTTGAAGTTGGCCCTAAAAATGTACTCACTTCATTAGTGAAGAAAATTAATCGTGATGTTAATACGATTAACATTGCAACGACAAATGACTTAAGCGAGGTATAG
- a CDS encoding transposase, translated as MAKYDLEFKLKIVIEYINGTGGFSVVGKRNGISRSMVRDWYRAYSAFGIEGLERKRSKKKYSLEDKIVILRWMKENNASLSITSTKFRINNPSLISSWVNAYNKHGIDGLSEKKKGSPSMKKKKINNGNSDYVKKIEHENELLRAELAYIKKLKASGISIPNRLLKSNQESLKSSEKISN; from the coding sequence TTGGCTAAATATGATTTGGAATTCAAGCTGAAAATCGTAATTGAATATATTAATGGCACAGGTGGATTCAGTGTTGTTGGTAAGCGTAATGGTATAAGTCGCTCTATGGTTAGAGATTGGTATAGAGCATATAGTGCCTTCGGCATTGAAGGGTTAGAAAGAAAAAGAAGTAAGAAGAAATACAGTTTAGAGGATAAGATTGTTATACTGAGATGGATGAAAGAGAATAATGCTTCATTAAGTATTACTTCAACCAAATTCCGTATTAATAATCCATCTCTTATATCTTCTTGGGTGAATGCTTATAATAAGCATGGTATTGATGGATTATCTGAAAAGAAGAAAGGAAGTCCATCTATGAAGAAGAAAAAAATTAATAATGGTAATAGTGACTATGTGAAAAAAATTGAACATGAAAATGAACTTTTAAGAGCTGAACTTGCCTATATAAAAAAGTTGAAAGCTTCAGGGATAAGTATACCGAACCGACTGCTAAAATCGAATCAAGAGTCATTAAAGAGCTCCGAAAAGATTTCAAATTAA
- the plsX gene encoding phosphate acyltransferase PlsX, producing MIKIAVDLHGGDNAPHIVLDGIEMFLDQFDDVEIHLYGDESKNHIQHPNLKIHHTTEVITMDDEPVRAIRRKKDASMVRAAESVKLKETDAIVSAGNTGALMAAGLFVIGRIKGIERPALALTLPTINDEGFMLLDMGANADAKPEYLVQYAKMATIYAKKNRGIKNPTVGLANIGTEDKKGNQLARDTFNLLKEDDSIHFIGNVESKALLNHAADIVVTDGFTGNMILKTLEGTANNIFKMLKETLMSSTKTKLAAALVKKDLMQLKNKMDYSEYGGAVLFGVDGIVIKAHGSSDKKAFFNALKQARQSAKEDVTNLLKQEVTHE from the coding sequence ATGATAAAAATTGCTGTTGATTTACACGGTGGAGATAACGCGCCACATATTGTTTTAGATGGGATTGAAATGTTTTTAGATCAATTTGATGATGTTGAGATTCATTTATATGGTGATGAATCAAAAAATCATATTCAGCATCCGAATTTAAAAATCCATCATACGACTGAAGTCATTACGATGGATGATGAACCTGTTCGTGCAATTAGACGAAAAAAAGATGCATCGATGGTACGTGCAGCAGAAAGTGTAAAACTAAAGGAAACAGATGCGATTGTATCTGCGGGTAACACGGGTGCACTCATGGCAGCTGGACTGTTTGTGATTGGTCGTATTAAAGGGATTGAACGACCAGCACTGGCGCTAACACTCCCTACAATTAATGACGAAGGTTTTATGCTGCTTGATATGGGGGCAAATGCAGATGCTAAACCTGAATATTTAGTACAATATGCAAAGATGGCTACCATTTATGCGAAGAAAAATCGTGGTATAAAAAACCCAACTGTCGGATTAGCGAATATCGGGACTGAAGATAAAAAAGGCAACCAACTTGCCCGAGATACATTTAATTTATTAAAAGAAGATGATTCGATTCACTTTATTGGTAACGTTGAATCTAAAGCATTACTGAATCATGCTGCAGATATCGTCGTTACAGATGGATTTACGGGTAATATGATTTTGAAAACATTGGAAGGAACTGCAAACAATATTTTTAAGATGCTTAAAGAAACGTTAATGTCATCAACAAAAACAAAACTTGCTGCAGCGTTAGTAAAAAAAGATTTAATGCAGCTTAAAAATAAAATGGACTATTCAGAATATGGGGGTGCTGTATTGTTTGGTGTAGATGGGATTGTCATTAAAGCACATGGCTCAAGTGATAAAAAAGCATTCTTTAATGCACTGAAACAAGCGCGCCAATCTGCTAAGGAAGATGTAACGAATTTATTGAAACAAGAGGTGACACATGAGTAA
- a CDS encoding DAK2 domain-containing protein, giving the protein MMKTIDGKLFAEMIITGANNLSQNADYVDSLNVFPVPDGDTGTNMNLSISSGAKETEENIEAHIGNVGIAFSKGLLMGARGNSGVILSQLFRGFSKYIEAESEIDSTKFAKAFQAGVKTAYKAVMKPVEGTILTVAREASEAAMKASETTDNCIEIMEALVKEGNASLQRTPDLLPVLKEVGVVDSGGQGLMYVYEGFLAVLKGEKIAAPVKRDIDDNFINDEHDFGDVVKTEDIVPGFCTEFMVRFKEGMKPFSEDQFREDMSKFGDSLLVISDDEIVKTHVHSETPGEALTYGSQYGEIIKIKIENMREQHREVLRKRGVKETTNEIAKVEKALITISMGDGITELFKSIGATHVISGGQTMNPSTEDIVKIIEASGCKEAVVLPNNKNIIMAAEQAAEVAEIPVAVVPTKTIPQGLGAMLAYNPEASCDDNKESMTEAMQHVKSGSVTYAVRDTSIDGVNIEKDAFMGINEGKITVSDKDQNKVCIELLKSMIDEDSEIVTIIKGADATDDNVAAIENFLTENYEDVEIEIQDGKQPIYSFMFSVE; this is encoded by the coding sequence ATAATGAAAACAATTGACGGCAAGCTATTTGCTGAAATGATAATTACAGGGGCAAATAACTTATCTCAAAACGCTGACTATGTAGATTCACTGAATGTCTTTCCAGTACCAGATGGTGATACTGGGACGAACATGAATCTTTCTATCAGTTCAGGTGCGAAAGAGACTGAAGAGAATATTGAAGCGCATATCGGTAATGTAGGTATCGCTTTCTCTAAAGGACTATTAATGGGTGCACGTGGTAATTCTGGTGTTATATTATCACAGTTATTCCGTGGTTTTTCAAAATATATTGAAGCGGAAAGTGAAATTGACAGTACGAAATTTGCGAAAGCATTCCAGGCTGGTGTGAAAACTGCATATAAAGCAGTAATGAAACCAGTTGAAGGTACAATTCTTACTGTAGCGAGAGAAGCATCTGAAGCTGCAATGAAAGCAAGTGAAACAACAGATAATTGTATAGAAATTATGGAAGCACTTGTGAAAGAAGGTAACGCATCATTACAACGTACGCCGGATTTATTGCCAGTACTTAAAGAAGTTGGCGTTGTAGATAGTGGTGGACAAGGTTTAATGTATGTGTATGAAGGATTCCTTGCAGTACTAAAAGGAGAAAAAATCGCTGCACCTGTAAAACGCGATATCGATGATAACTTTATTAACGATGAACACGATTTCGGTGATGTTGTAAAAACGGAAGATATCGTACCTGGGTTCTGTACAGAATTCATGGTTCGTTTCAAAGAAGGTATGAAACCATTCAGCGAAGATCAATTTAGAGAAGATATGTCGAAGTTCGGTGATTCTTTATTAGTAATTTCAGATGATGAAATTGTAAAAACACATGTTCACTCGGAAACTCCAGGTGAAGCATTAACATATGGTAGTCAGTACGGTGAAATTATTAAAATTAAAATTGAGAATATGCGTGAACAACACCGAGAAGTATTACGTAAACGTGGTGTTAAAGAAACGACAAATGAAATCGCTAAAGTAGAAAAAGCATTAATTACGATTTCTATGGGTGATGGCATTACTGAATTATTTAAATCTATCGGTGCGACACATGTTATTAGTGGTGGTCAAACGATGAATCCATCAACTGAGGATATCGTAAAGATAATCGAAGCGAGTGGCTGTAAAGAGGCGGTTGTATTACCAAATAATAAAAACATTATTATGGCTGCAGAGCAAGCTGCAGAAGTTGCTGAAATTCCGGTTGCAGTTGTTCCGACTAAAACAATTCCACAAGGTTTAGGTGCGATGCTTGCATATAATCCTGAAGCATCTTGCGATGACAATAAAGAATCGATGACTGAAGCGATGCAGCATGTTAAATCTGGTTCTGTAACGTATGCAGTAAGAGATACATCTATTGATGGTGTAAATATCGAAAAAGATGCATTTATGGGTATTAATGAAGGTAAAATCACAGTATCTGATAAGGATCAGAATAAAGTATGCATCGAACTGTTAAAATCTATGATTGATGAAGACTCTGAAATTGTAACGATTATTAAAGGTGCTGATGCAACAGATGATAATGTCGCTGCGATTGAAAACTTCTTAACAGAAAATTACGAAGATGTAGAAATTGAAATTCAGGATGGAAAACAACCGATATATAGCTTTATGTTTTCTGTAGAATAA
- the recG gene encoding ATP-dependent DNA helicase RecG, with translation MEQNQHLLTTDSKLEDLKGVGPKSIEHLNTLNIHSIEDLILYLPYKFEDETVVNLHDAEDKAKITVQGEIYSAPVLAHFGRGKSKVSFHMMVDNVAVKVEFFNQMYVKRIAETGKTVKVTGKWNKARQIIQGSKINEDLGGVSLVPQYSLKSLIKRASFRKMIESAFHEVTIQPFLPAQLIEKYKLWDLNQSIYELHFPTSHQHLQQARRSFAFCELLLFQLKMRMLNQLEQKDAPNSKVHYDIKRVKAFISTLPFELTDAQKQVVNEIFRDMKHENRMNRLLQGDVGSGKTVVAAICMFALMTAGRQSALMVPTEILAEQHAESLAQLYGEQLNIALLTSSIKGKKRALILEALERGEIDVIVGTHALISEPVKFHDLGLVITDEQHRFGVNQRKLLREKGNDANVLFMTATPIPRTLAISVFGELDVSTIKQMPKGRKPIITEWAKHEEIELVHEKTAREINAGRQVYVICPLIEASEHLDVKNAVEIYESYQARFGIDKVGLLHGKMKAEEKDEVMNKFQNHDFDVIVSTTVVEVGVNVPNATMIVIYDAERFGLSTLHQLRGRVGRSSYQSYCMLIGNPESETGIERLQIMTQTTDGFVLSEKDLEMRGPGDFFGVKQSGLPDFKVANIVEDYRMLEVARDEASELILSGALNVPELCNLKLRVEKELKAHQLD, from the coding sequence TTGGAACAAAATCAGCATCTTCTTACAACGGATAGTAAACTTGAAGATTTAAAAGGTGTAGGGCCGAAGTCTATCGAACATTTAAATACGTTGAACATTCATTCGATAGAGGATCTTATTTTATATCTACCTTATAAATTTGAAGATGAAACGGTTGTGAATTTACATGATGCTGAAGATAAAGCAAAAATAACGGTGCAGGGTGAAATTTACTCTGCACCTGTTTTAGCACACTTCGGTCGTGGAAAATCGAAAGTTTCGTTTCATATGATGGTAGATAATGTGGCTGTTAAAGTTGAATTTTTTAATCAAATGTATGTCAAACGAATAGCAGAAACAGGGAAAACAGTTAAAGTGACTGGCAAGTGGAACAAAGCAAGACAAATTATACAAGGTAGTAAAATCAATGAAGATTTGGGCGGTGTAAGTCTCGTCCCACAATATAGTTTAAAAAGTTTAATTAAACGCGCAAGTTTTAGAAAAATGATAGAAAGCGCATTTCATGAAGTGACGATACAGCCTTTTTTACCAGCTCAGTTAATTGAAAAATATAAATTATGGGATTTGAATCAATCAATTTATGAACTGCATTTCCCGACAAGTCATCAACATCTGCAGCAGGCAAGGAGGAGTTTTGCCTTTTGTGAGTTATTGTTATTTCAGCTGAAGATGCGGATGCTGAACCAACTTGAACAAAAAGATGCACCAAACAGTAAAGTACATTACGATATAAAACGAGTAAAAGCATTCATTTCAACATTACCATTCGAACTTACAGATGCTCAAAAGCAAGTTGTAAATGAAATCTTTCGAGATATGAAGCACGAGAATCGCATGAACCGTTTGCTTCAAGGTGACGTAGGATCTGGTAAAACAGTCGTTGCTGCAATTTGTATGTTTGCGTTAATGACTGCTGGCAGACAAAGTGCACTTATGGTCCCTACAGAAATTCTTGCTGAACAACACGCAGAAAGTCTGGCGCAATTATACGGGGAACAATTAAATATCGCGTTGCTGACGAGTTCAATAAAAGGGAAGAAGCGGGCACTCATACTTGAAGCACTTGAACGCGGTGAAATAGACGTTATTGTTGGGACACATGCACTCATCAGTGAACCTGTAAAGTTTCATGATCTAGGACTTGTAATTACTGATGAACAGCATAGATTCGGAGTAAATCAACGTAAATTACTGCGTGAAAAAGGGAATGATGCGAACGTATTATTTATGACAGCGACACCGATACCACGTACACTTGCAATTTCCGTTTTTGGTGAATTAGATGTGTCTACTATAAAGCAGATGCCTAAAGGTCGTAAACCCATTATTACGGAGTGGGCAAAACATGAAGAAATTGAACTTGTACATGAGAAAACAGCGCGTGAAATTAATGCAGGCAGACAAGTGTACGTCATTTGTCCTTTAATAGAAGCGTCAGAACATCTTGATGTAAAAAATGCAGTTGAAATTTATGAATCGTATCAAGCAAGATTTGGTATAGATAAAGTTGGTTTATTACACGGCAAAATGAAAGCTGAAGAAAAAGATGAAGTGATGAATAAGTTTCAAAATCATGATTTTGATGTTATAGTATCTACAACAGTTGTTGAAGTCGGCGTAAATGTTCCGAATGCAACGATGATTGTCATATATGATGCAGAACGCTTCGGTCTTTCTACACTTCACCAATTACGTGGTCGTGTAGGAAGAAGTTCATATCAAAGTTATTGTATGCTAATCGGTAATCCTGAGAGTGAAACCGGTATTGAACGACTGCAAATAATGACACAAACAACAGACGGATTCGTGTTAAGTGAGAAGGATCTTGAAATGCGTGGTCCAGGAGATTTCTTTGGCGTGAAACAAAGCGGATTACCTGATTTTAAAGTCGCAAATATTGTTGAAGATTATCGTATGCTCGAAGTTGCCCGGGATGAAGCAAGTGAATTAATTTTAAGCGGGGCATTAAATGTGCCTGAGCTATGTAATTTGAAGTTACGTGTAGAAAAAGAACTGAAAGCACACCAACTGGATTAA
- the fapR gene encoding transcription factor FapR, with amino-acid sequence MKKLTKKQRQEQLLQLLENDPFITDETLSHEFNVSIQTIRLDRLELNIPELRERIKKVAEKSHDEIRTLPMDDIIGEVIDISLDNMAISILDIKKQHVFSRNNIARGHFLFAQANSLCVALLNDEFALTVSSTVQFQKPVMLGDRVVTKAVLREKKDKRAKIEVLSTVNQTQVFYGEFEMYYNNKGASL; translated from the coding sequence ATGAAAAAGTTGACAAAGAAACAAAGACAGGAACAATTATTACAACTGTTAGAAAACGATCCGTTTATTACCGATGAAACGTTAAGTCATGAATTTAATGTGAGTATACAAACCATTCGTTTAGATCGACTTGAGCTTAATATTCCTGAACTAAGAGAACGTATAAAAAAGGTTGCAGAAAAATCTCACGACGAAATCAGAACATTGCCGATGGACGATATTATCGGTGAAGTTATAGATATTTCACTTGATAATATGGCAATTTCAATACTTGATATAAAAAAACAGCATGTTTTCAGCAGAAATAATATTGCTCGCGGCCACTTTTTGTTTGCACAGGCAAATTCTTTATGTGTCGCTTTATTAAATGATGAATTTGCACTTACAGTTTCAAGCACGGTCCAATTCCAAAAACCTGTAATGCTAGGAGATAGAGTCGTTACTAAAGCAGTATTACGTGAGAAAAAGGATAAACGTGCTAAAATTGAAGTGTTAAGTACAGTCAATCAGACACAAGTGTTTTACGGGGAATTTGAAATGTATTACAACAATAAAGGAGCTTCATTATGA